A window of Pirellula sp. SH-Sr6A contains these coding sequences:
- a CDS encoding M56 family metallopeptidase, which translates to MIIDWISTFGPRLLSCASQVAIFAIIVSLLCIRTWTPQGPNIPLMGLLAILVLTLGKFVALPGWTNNSLDWVERKVLEGKTLDSTLQSRPEGKRFTANAGKNFGSNQQQISLETLSTEGWRSWLPKGIAPATETIPIATSGPKQVGSPNNSFSWIWWAYSIPILAIPIGLFRLIAGAVSVRKFKRNSTVIDDPRLSQLLVELPDHSKQGILFETRTSPSVLSPATTGIIKQVLWLPMDWSEWTDLELRGILAHEVTHIRNRDHLAQLAAQTCLAFHFYNPIIHWLVNRLRLEQEWAADHWAAESLGGSKNYLSLLAELALKQESRPKCFTGWPATQFLGGRTLLRRVKMLKSTNVSSRSNYRAIPYVACVLIILLLFGLLGLRPADSIAAPVVKSIESSETAATDGEPKKEFELRYVGDQGSFLIALRPKDLLKNHLLREAFHAFESLPIVQSLTTQLGIEIQTVEQIVIEGTIAKSELKWISFFAQSSSSFESFEKIAISPNGKSSKLGETTFYEMPRGFLAWFPTRNSFVIREKGVGNRIENLIEGQQIPSAITQSDVWKRLSQGDALFVANKKQSTLLMLALRPQVARGNGMLAMIATIMQEADFWGIGTSASTDELVLNLRVLSSDEANSQIAKESLEATTTLAKIFVREFQRVTKSDAGSSQMLGAASAPSRDLQNVIANDPSVNDTVRQAGEIVLTSLQSAKIGKEANTIFAETTIRCDGVLAKRLPSLLVASREAASRSNSSNNLKQIALGFYNYEGSFQKFPHSKLTATNSVYPYSWRVAILPYIEQQELYDLYRFDEPWDSENNKKLLAKMPSLFRHPSQPLDSTTTDYVVLVGEATIFQPNKPSKISDISDGTSATLLVVEAKSNIPWTKPEDIAFDPTGPLPKLGGFTDAGFNAARADGSVLFVEKSIDEAALRAMITPSGGERIQRK; encoded by the coding sequence ATGATCATTGACTGGATTTCGACCTTCGGCCCACGATTGCTTTCGTGCGCGTCTCAAGTTGCCATTTTTGCGATCATTGTATCGCTACTTTGCATTCGGACTTGGACCCCTCAGGGACCAAATATTCCACTGATGGGGCTGCTCGCAATCTTAGTTCTAACCCTGGGAAAGTTCGTTGCCCTGCCCGGCTGGACAAACAATTCACTGGACTGGGTCGAACGCAAGGTTCTTGAAGGGAAAACCCTCGATTCGACATTGCAATCGCGTCCCGAGGGTAAGCGGTTCACAGCAAACGCAGGGAAGAATTTTGGGAGCAATCAACAGCAGATCTCTTTGGAAACCCTCAGTACTGAGGGTTGGAGGTCCTGGTTACCGAAAGGGATCGCGCCTGCGACCGAGACCATTCCAATCGCGACCTCCGGACCGAAACAAGTCGGTTCACCGAACAACTCCTTTTCATGGATCTGGTGGGCATATTCGATTCCTATCCTAGCAATACCAATTGGGCTATTTCGATTGATCGCCGGAGCCGTTAGCGTAAGAAAGTTCAAGCGGAACAGTACCGTAATCGATGATCCTCGATTGAGCCAATTGCTCGTTGAGCTACCCGACCATTCGAAACAGGGGATATTGTTCGAAACTCGCACTTCCCCCAGCGTGTTATCGCCTGCAACGACCGGAATCATCAAACAGGTCTTGTGGTTACCCATGGATTGGAGCGAATGGACCGACCTCGAATTGCGAGGGATTTTGGCACACGAAGTGACCCACATTCGAAACCGTGACCATCTGGCGCAACTCGCTGCACAAACTTGCTTAGCATTCCATTTCTACAATCCAATCATCCATTGGCTGGTGAATCGACTCCGCTTGGAACAAGAATGGGCCGCGGATCATTGGGCAGCCGAATCGTTGGGTGGAAGCAAAAACTATCTGTCCCTTTTAGCAGAACTTGCTTTGAAGCAGGAATCTCGTCCCAAATGTTTCACTGGATGGCCCGCAACTCAATTCCTGGGTGGGCGAACTTTATTGAGGAGAGTCAAGATGTTAAAGAGCACTAACGTTTCTTCAAGGTCGAACTATAGGGCTATACCCTATGTTGCATGCGTTCTCATCATACTGCTGCTTTTCGGTTTGCTTGGACTGAGACCAGCCGATTCCATCGCTGCACCTGTAGTGAAATCCATCGAGTCAAGCGAGACCGCTGCCACAGATGGAGAGCCCAAGAAAGAATTTGAATTGCGCTACGTCGGTGACCAAGGCAGTTTTTTAATTGCACTGCGGCCAAAGGATCTGCTCAAGAATCACTTACTAAGGGAAGCGTTCCATGCTTTCGAATCTCTCCCTATCGTCCAATCTTTAACAACTCAGTTGGGAATCGAGATTCAAACCGTCGAGCAAATTGTAATAGAAGGAACTATCGCGAAATCCGAATTGAAATGGATCTCCTTCTTCGCGCAATCGAGTTCCTCGTTCGAGTCGTTTGAGAAAATAGCAATCTCTCCGAACGGTAAAAGCAGCAAGCTGGGTGAGACGACCTTTTACGAAATGCCGCGTGGCTTTCTCGCATGGTTTCCGACTCGGAATTCCTTCGTCATTCGAGAAAAAGGTGTTGGGAACAGAATCGAAAACCTCATCGAAGGGCAACAGATTCCTTCCGCCATTACTCAGTCCGATGTTTGGAAACGGCTTAGCCAAGGCGATGCGTTATTCGTCGCAAACAAAAAACAATCCACGTTGCTAATGTTGGCGCTAAGACCGCAAGTTGCTCGCGGAAATGGAATGCTCGCCATGATTGCAACCATCATGCAGGAAGCAGACTTTTGGGGAATAGGTACCTCCGCCTCGACAGACGAATTGGTCTTGAACCTTCGCGTGTTAAGTTCAGACGAGGCAAATAGCCAAATTGCAAAAGAATCTCTCGAAGCCACGACTACACTCGCAAAAATTTTCGTTCGAGAGTTTCAACGTGTAACGAAAAGCGATGCAGGCTCCAGCCAAATGCTGGGGGCTGCCTCCGCTCCGTCAAGGGACCTTCAAAACGTGATCGCGAACGATCCCTCCGTAAACGATACGGTACGGCAGGCAGGTGAAATCGTATTAACCTCGCTGCAGTCTGCCAAGATCGGTAAAGAGGCGAACACGATTTTCGCTGAAACGACCATTCGGTGTGATGGGGTTTTGGCCAAGCGTTTGCCAAGTCTGCTAGTTGCTTCGAGAGAAGCAGCTTCCAGAAGCAACAGTAGCAACAACCTAAAACAAATCGCTCTCGGATTTTACAACTACGAGGGTTCCTTCCAAAAGTTCCCTCATTCCAAGCTGACCGCGACTAACAGCGTCTATCCCTATAGCTGGCGAGTTGCCATCCTTCCTTATATCGAACAACAAGAGCTTTACGACCTGTACAGATTCGACGAACCGTGGGATAGCGAAAACAACAAAAAGCTCCTCGCGAAAATGCCATCCCTGTTTCGACATCCTTCCCAACCCCTCGATTCGACCACGACCGACTATGTTGTTCTCGTTGGGGAAGCAACCATTTTCCAACCTAACAAACCAAGTAAGATTTCCGACATCTCCGATGGGACCTCTGCGACCCTTTTGGTCGTAGAGGCAAAGAGCAATATTCCGTGGACAAAGCCGGAAGACATTGCTTTCGATCCAACTGGCCCACTTCCGAAATTGGGTGGTTTCACGGACGCCGGATTCAACGCCGCACGAGCCGACGGATCCGTACTATTTGTGGAGAAATCAATCGACGAAGCAGCGCTCCGGGCAATGATCACTCCAAGTGGCGGCGAACGGATTCAACGTAAATAA
- a CDS encoding endonuclease/exonuclease/phosphatase family protein, with the protein MISFEFRSLSSSPFVFGLHATLARTLVAAASIFSVSLFSVSLCQADTPPQPLTVATWNLEWFFDEDLSNNRSDVAKQQSSPSREEWEWKQNIAANAIAKMQPTILALQEIEDRSVLQSLTKVLKERHNLSYRVAFIEGFDGGTEQDVGILFQSGLVEFSRREQTNEMFRSNEFYNLSKHLFARFEWQVGNRTEALTLLVLHLRATADAADLRKRQCKLAHAWVRARVAAGENVLVLGDLNVEERVGQIQPDGDGMHIILGKHTPDEKDDLIDLLEYAPSDKRQTHLILEKEFDRMVASPSMLKKDGNGILFQSIQVRSDLNIRGEQADMDHWDTRYTKDRAERDISDHHPVIATFEIR; encoded by the coding sequence ATGATCTCTTTCGAGTTCCGATCTCTGAGTTCCTCTCCATTCGTTTTTGGCTTGCACGCGACCCTAGCTCGGACGCTCGTCGCCGCAGCCTCTATCTTTTCTGTTTCACTCTTTTCTGTTTCACTGTGCCAAGCGGATACTCCTCCTCAACCGCTGACGGTCGCTACATGGAACTTGGAATGGTTTTTCGACGAGGATCTGAGCAACAATCGAAGTGACGTGGCAAAACAGCAATCGTCCCCTAGCCGCGAAGAATGGGAATGGAAGCAGAACATCGCAGCTAACGCGATCGCAAAAATGCAGCCGACGATCCTGGCGTTGCAGGAAATCGAGGACCGAAGCGTTCTGCAATCCCTCACGAAGGTACTGAAGGAGCGGCACAATCTCTCCTACCGAGTCGCTTTCATCGAAGGGTTTGATGGCGGGACCGAACAGGATGTTGGGATTCTATTCCAGTCAGGACTGGTGGAGTTCTCTCGCCGCGAGCAGACCAATGAGATGTTTCGATCCAATGAGTTTTACAATTTATCCAAACATCTCTTCGCCCGCTTTGAATGGCAGGTAGGCAATCGCACCGAAGCTCTTACACTGCTGGTACTCCATCTGCGAGCAACCGCCGATGCAGCGGATCTGCGAAAGCGTCAATGCAAACTCGCGCACGCTTGGGTTCGAGCTCGTGTGGCCGCAGGCGAAAATGTGTTGGTCCTAGGCGATCTCAATGTCGAAGAACGCGTCGGACAAATCCAGCCCGATGGCGATGGCATGCACATCATCCTGGGAAAACACACCCCCGACGAGAAAGATGATCTCATCGATCTACTTGAATACGCTCCCTCCGACAAGCGTCAGACGCATCTCATTTTGGAAAAGGAGTTTGATCGCATGGTCGCTTCCCCTTCCATGCTCAAAAAGGATGGAAACGGGATCCTATTCCAATCGATTCAAGTTCGAAGCGACCTGAATATCCGAGGGGAACAAGCAGACATGGACCACTGGGATACTCGGTATACAAAGGACCGCGCCGAACGGGATATCAGCGATCACCATCCGGTGATAGCCACTTTCGAGATTCGGTGA
- a CDS encoding peptidylprolyl isomerase — translation MSSASAESPSKGKITTSVFFDIAIDGKDAGRIVIGLFGEDVPRTAENFRALCTGEKGKGKNREGKNLHYKGSFFHRVIPDFMLQGGDFTRGDGTGGESIYGEKFKDESFKFVHDAPGLLSMANAGPNTNGSQFFITTVKTEWLDGKHVVFGRVTEGMDVVKAIEALGSRSGSTRSKIEIKDSGEIKAAK, via the coding sequence ATGAGCAGTGCATCGGCAGAATCCCCGTCCAAGGGAAAGATCACCACGAGCGTCTTTTTTGACATCGCGATCGATGGCAAGGATGCTGGTCGAATTGTCATCGGTCTCTTTGGCGAAGACGTTCCTCGCACCGCCGAAAACTTCCGAGCTTTGTGCACGGGCGAAAAGGGGAAGGGAAAGAACCGCGAAGGAAAGAATCTTCACTACAAAGGGAGCTTCTTCCACCGAGTGATTCCTGATTTCATGCTTCAAGGTGGCGACTTCACCCGCGGCGACGGAACAGGTGGTGAAAGCATTTACGGGGAGAAGTTCAAGGATGAGTCGTTCAAGTTCGTGCACGACGCACCTGGCTTGTTGAGCATGGCCAATGCGGGCCCCAACACGAATGGTTCCCAATTCTTCATCACGACCGTCAAAACCGAATGGCTCGATGGCAAGCACGTTGTGTTCGGACGCGTGACCGAGGGTATGGATGTGGTGAAGGCGATCGAAGCCTTGGGAAGCCGTAGCGGTAGCACCCGATCCAAGATCGAGATCAAAGACAGCGGCGAGATCAAGGCTGCGAAGTAA
- a CDS encoding triphosphoribosyl-dephospho-CoA synthase, giving the protein MKPTLGEFVRRSIELECTAPKLGNVYPGHPFEDMNHDTFLAAGSAIGHRIDRLYSDGDDKQNVAPGDAVLQCTRAMLESVDCNTSLGTILLVAPLIKSFARTLHAANAHGVSSEHWQRLLDEDVLQRLSSEDSRDVYEAIRLCSPGGLGATAEMDIASSPPVRLLDAMAFASSYDDVALQYVSRFELCFALAHRLSILSPGGDYAGTLDAITLLQLELLAARPDSLIARKGGKELAEEVRVRAAHVLRLSTRPSPDWREAWQDLDSWLRSLRSTKGKRLANPGTHADLIAAAILIHLLLQRIEAHTAP; this is encoded by the coding sequence ATGAAGCCAACGCTAGGAGAGTTTGTCCGTCGGAGCATCGAGCTGGAGTGCACCGCTCCCAAACTTGGGAATGTCTACCCGGGTCACCCTTTCGAGGACATGAACCATGACACCTTTCTCGCGGCAGGAAGCGCGATCGGCCATCGTATCGATCGATTGTACTCGGACGGGGACGATAAGCAAAACGTTGCACCTGGGGACGCAGTTCTTCAGTGCACCCGAGCGATGCTCGAATCGGTGGATTGCAACACGAGCCTCGGTACCATTCTTCTTGTCGCACCGCTGATCAAATCTTTCGCTCGTACGTTGCATGCAGCCAACGCGCATGGCGTCTCCTCGGAGCATTGGCAGCGATTACTCGATGAAGACGTTCTGCAGAGGCTCAGCTCGGAGGATTCGCGGGATGTTTATGAAGCGATTCGACTCTGCAGTCCGGGCGGGTTGGGGGCCACGGCAGAAATGGATATCGCCTCCAGTCCCCCGGTTCGACTTCTGGACGCCATGGCTTTTGCGTCTAGCTACGATGACGTCGCACTGCAGTACGTCTCTCGATTTGAATTGTGTTTCGCGTTAGCTCATAGACTATCGATCCTATCTCCTGGGGGGGATTACGCAGGAACACTCGATGCAATTACCTTGCTTCAACTCGAACTCCTCGCCGCCCGTCCGGACAGCCTCATCGCCAGGAAGGGGGGCAAAGAGCTGGCCGAAGAAGTCCGAGTGAGGGCGGCGCACGTACTCCGTCTTTCCACCCGACCGTCTCCGGATTGGCGGGAAGCTTGGCAAGACCTGGACAGCTGGTTGCGATCTCTACGAAGCACAAAAGGGAAGCGACTTGCCAATCCAGGAACGCACGCCGATCTCATCGCCGCCGCCATTCTCATCCACCTGCTACTGCAACGAATCGAAGCGCATACGGCCCCATGA
- a CDS encoding BlaI/MecI/CopY family transcriptional regulator has product MARPAAKELTERELEIMHIFWDKGELTAPQVRDHLASTGRNLAYTTVATLIKILHEKDFLTQTGDQRPYSFKPSRPFEDVSKSMVGDLLERLFGGSREQLVLRLFDSGKLTRKEREALERVLKENKS; this is encoded by the coding sequence ATGGCTCGACCTGCAGCAAAAGAGTTAACCGAGCGGGAGCTAGAGATCATGCATATTTTTTGGGATAAGGGAGAGTTAACAGCGCCTCAGGTGAGAGATCATCTAGCATCGACGGGGCGGAACTTGGCCTACACGACAGTAGCTACACTGATCAAGATTCTTCATGAGAAAGATTTTCTCACACAAACGGGTGATCAACGTCCCTACTCTTTTAAACCATCACGCCCCTTTGAAGATGTCTCAAAGAGCATGGTTGGCGATCTATTAGAACGACTCTTTGGAGGTTCTCGCGAACAACTTGTTCTCCGATTGTTCGACAGCGGGAAACTGACTCGCAAAGAGCGCGAAGCATTAGAGAGGGTATTAAAGGAGAACAAATCATGA
- a CDS encoding flavodoxin domain-containing protein — protein MRIAIVHLSIHHHNTEVIAQAMAESVQAEVIPLGEITDHDLTRFDVLGIGSGVFFGKHHPRVLSFAKECSHLPHRCFVFSTAGIRWMYKLWHQPLVRILEERGCEVIGQFCSPGWDTVGPLQYIGGIHRGRPNARDLEKARLFAIRLLESQRVPADREPAT, from the coding sequence TTGCGAATCGCAATTGTTCACTTGAGCATCCACCACCACAACACGGAGGTGATTGCCCAAGCCATGGCGGAATCCGTTCAGGCTGAGGTGATCCCGCTGGGTGAGATTACCGACCACGACCTCACGCGATTCGATGTCCTCGGAATCGGATCGGGAGTCTTCTTTGGCAAACACCATCCACGGGTTTTGAGCTTTGCGAAAGAATGCTCCCACCTTCCGCACCGTTGCTTCGTTTTCTCAACGGCCGGTATCCGGTGGATGTATAAGCTCTGGCACCAGCCGCTGGTCCGCATCCTGGAAGAAAGAGGGTGCGAAGTGATCGGTCAGTTTTGCTCACCAGGTTGGGACACCGTCGGACCGCTCCAGTACATTGGAGGCATACACCGTGGCCGTCCCAATGCTCGCGACCTAGAAAAGGCCAGACTATTTGCGATAAGGTTGCTGGAGTCCCAACGGGTGCCAGCAGACCGCGAGCCCGCCACCTGA
- a CDS encoding DPP IV N-terminal domain-containing protein: protein MNVDLGPARWRLLVCNTVGCLIWLIASVLPCIAQSDPITIARGALPTIAEKSAYTSTASGPEVAEFLTLLSERHPEATLSSIGETTERRSLDAIVLSKEPQLQLPLPESDPRLTVLILGGIHSGECDSKEAILSLTRDWLANPQKKRALLEAMVFVIVPNFNADGNERVGAQHRPGQEGPTGGMGTRENAMGLDLNRDFVKLESPEVRSLVRTLDAWDIDVLFDAHTTNGSLHQYDLTYDLPHNPAAHPKLQNWIRAEFLPTVTKQLESAGLPTFYYGNFSPDHKRWESFGHELRYSTEYMGVRSKIGILVESYSYASYQRRIEASYQFIDACVEQLRLRREQIRSLLATPAWDDNRIPIQGRIVAASDKVDVRGYAWGDTSTSEEKQDAEVDASHHDGVSKKELPSPRGAFPSPRDRNRKKEIVPSTYSVELVNVGEGKLHVTAPKYYFVPFDNAWAAGRLRLHGVELLESVDPRASEQREVSGYRVRSIRELPEFQGHAIKRFEVMEESFQISMQNGWLVPTDQPLGVLATCLLEPHADDSLAAWNFFDPSLNVDTIYPVCKVNDLPADWKSKPIAKLGQNDRQPRDMAFEKLTLEKLFKRGEKVAYTPTATSAPRWIADRDAYLIVQADRVWEVDCKTGAMSPFDKTSKLADALAKEDAFQDGKAASYRRNFSVFDPTFSHALIEQKNDLYLYTSETDSVKRLTRSPDGEKKVPTLSPDGKNVAYVQNGNLCVVHRETGETRALTRDGGGEILNGYLDWVYQEEVYGRGKFQAYWWSPDGKRLAFLRLDESPVPTFVIDNSIPFAQSLERMRYPKAGQNNPHVSLHVVSLETGAIQDVPLSDYAQDDRLVVRVGWSHSSPNVLVYQIQNRIQSFLHVWSFDCDKSENRKWLEESSPAWVDVIEEPRWLPDGSFLWLSDSASGRRHLYRVMQGGEKLPVTEGDWDIRELLWASEDRALVTARRSGLANTDLLAIDLATKSITELGEPGGNHRVSVHPRGDFWFDTWSDNDTPGELWLCDREGKRLRYLGGVKKDRLEYVRSKHPELFSIPARDGFAMQALLYKPSDWEARKVTGKMPVLIHVYGGPQAPTVENTWTHRSDLWHRWMAEQGIAVLLCDNRSALGRGNQDTWTIYQDMGRVELRDLEDAVKWLQGQSWVDAERIGMWGWSYGGYFTAYAMTHSKLFRAGVAGAPVTDWHNYDSIYTERYMSTPQLNPEGYRTSSAVGAAKHLQGRLMILHGEIDDNVHMANSMQLAQALQKGGKTFDLMIYPGNRHGITDPDQSEHQYRTMSEFFFRELLGKPLAP, encoded by the coding sequence ATGAATGTGGATCTTGGGCCCGCAAGGTGGCGTTTACTGGTGTGCAACACGGTCGGCTGCTTGATTTGGTTGATTGCAAGCGTCTTGCCCTGCATCGCGCAAAGCGACCCAATTACGATAGCGCGCGGGGCGCTACCGACAATTGCCGAGAAATCCGCCTACACCTCCACGGCCAGCGGGCCGGAAGTGGCCGAGTTTCTGACCCTGCTCTCGGAACGCCATCCGGAAGCGACGTTAAGTTCAATCGGTGAGACGACGGAACGTCGTTCTTTGGATGCGATTGTCCTGTCGAAAGAGCCGCAATTGCAGCTTCCTTTGCCTGAAAGCGATCCCCGCTTAACGGTTTTGATTTTGGGGGGCATACACAGTGGTGAATGCGATAGCAAAGAGGCGATCTTGTCTCTTACGCGAGACTGGTTGGCCAACCCTCAGAAGAAACGAGCGTTGCTCGAAGCGATGGTCTTTGTCATTGTGCCGAACTTCAATGCCGACGGAAACGAAAGGGTTGGAGCCCAGCACCGCCCAGGTCAAGAAGGGCCGACCGGGGGAATGGGAACACGCGAGAATGCCATGGGGCTCGATCTCAATCGCGACTTTGTCAAATTGGAAAGTCCGGAAGTCCGATCCCTGGTGCGAACCCTCGATGCTTGGGATATCGACGTCCTCTTCGACGCGCACACCACCAACGGATCCCTTCATCAATACGATCTTACCTACGATCTTCCTCACAACCCTGCAGCGCATCCGAAGTTGCAAAATTGGATTAGGGCCGAGTTTCTTCCCACGGTGACCAAGCAGCTGGAATCAGCGGGCCTACCTACCTTCTACTACGGCAATTTTTCGCCGGACCACAAGCGATGGGAGTCCTTCGGACACGAACTTCGTTACAGCACCGAGTACATGGGAGTGCGAAGTAAAATCGGGATTCTCGTGGAGTCCTATTCGTATGCGAGTTACCAGCGCAGGATCGAAGCCTCCTATCAATTTATCGATGCGTGTGTCGAACAATTGCGATTGCGCCGCGAGCAAATTCGAAGCTTGCTGGCGACACCTGCTTGGGACGACAACCGGATTCCTATTCAAGGCCGTATTGTTGCCGCATCGGACAAGGTCGATGTTCGGGGATATGCGTGGGGCGATACATCGACGTCTGAAGAGAAGCAAGATGCGGAGGTGGATGCGTCGCACCATGACGGGGTTTCGAAGAAAGAGCTCCCCTCCCCGCGCGGAGCGTTCCCGTCTCCTCGCGATCGAAACCGAAAGAAGGAGATAGTTCCCAGTACCTACTCCGTTGAACTGGTGAATGTCGGTGAAGGTAAATTGCATGTGACTGCACCGAAGTACTATTTCGTTCCCTTCGACAACGCTTGGGCGGCCGGACGATTACGGTTACATGGCGTGGAACTCCTGGAGAGTGTCGATCCACGTGCGTCGGAGCAACGAGAAGTGAGCGGCTATCGCGTTCGATCCATTCGCGAGCTGCCTGAGTTCCAGGGGCATGCCATCAAGAGGTTTGAAGTGATGGAGGAATCATTTCAAATCTCCATGCAGAATGGATGGTTGGTGCCTACGGATCAACCGCTAGGTGTCTTGGCGACATGTTTGTTGGAACCGCACGCAGATGACTCGTTGGCAGCTTGGAATTTCTTTGACCCATCGTTGAACGTCGACACAATTTATCCGGTGTGCAAAGTCAACGATCTGCCTGCCGATTGGAAGTCCAAGCCGATCGCGAAGCTGGGGCAGAACGATCGCCAACCTCGCGACATGGCGTTCGAGAAACTGACCCTTGAGAAGCTCTTCAAGCGAGGGGAGAAAGTGGCATATACACCGACTGCAACATCCGCTCCGCGATGGATTGCGGACCGAGACGCTTATTTGATCGTGCAAGCGGATCGCGTATGGGAGGTCGATTGCAAAACGGGCGCGATGAGTCCCTTTGATAAAACCAGCAAACTAGCCGATGCCCTCGCAAAGGAGGATGCATTTCAAGATGGCAAGGCGGCGTCCTACCGTCGCAACTTTTCCGTTTTCGATCCTACTTTTTCCCATGCGCTGATCGAACAAAAGAATGACTTGTATCTTTACACATCGGAAACCGATTCCGTCAAACGCTTAACCCGTTCTCCAGATGGGGAAAAGAAGGTCCCGACGCTGAGTCCCGATGGGAAAAATGTGGCGTATGTCCAAAACGGAAACTTGTGTGTCGTGCATCGAGAAACGGGCGAGACACGTGCTCTCACCCGCGATGGGGGTGGTGAAATACTCAATGGTTATCTGGATTGGGTGTATCAAGAGGAGGTGTATGGACGAGGAAAGTTCCAAGCCTATTGGTGGAGCCCCGATGGGAAACGATTAGCCTTTTTGCGGCTGGATGAGAGTCCCGTCCCTACCTTTGTTATCGACAACTCGATTCCATTCGCGCAGTCCCTCGAGCGAATGCGGTATCCCAAAGCGGGTCAGAACAATCCGCACGTCTCCCTGCATGTGGTCTCGTTGGAGACGGGAGCGATTCAAGACGTACCGTTGTCGGACTATGCCCAAGATGACCGACTCGTTGTTCGCGTCGGCTGGTCACATTCCTCGCCGAATGTGTTGGTTTATCAGATTCAAAACCGGATCCAATCCTTCTTGCACGTGTGGTCCTTTGATTGCGATAAGAGCGAGAACCGTAAATGGCTGGAGGAATCGTCGCCGGCTTGGGTGGATGTGATCGAGGAGCCTCGTTGGTTGCCGGATGGAAGTTTCTTGTGGCTTAGCGATTCAGCCAGCGGTCGACGTCATCTGTATCGTGTTATGCAGGGTGGTGAGAAGCTTCCTGTGACCGAGGGAGATTGGGATATTCGTGAGCTCTTGTGGGCAAGCGAGGATCGGGCATTGGTCACCGCTCGACGCAGCGGGCTGGCCAACACCGATTTGCTCGCCATCGATTTGGCGACCAAGAGTATCACCGAGCTCGGGGAACCGGGAGGGAATCATCGGGTATCCGTTCATCCGCGTGGCGACTTTTGGTTCGATACTTGGAGCGACAACGATACGCCAGGGGAGCTATGGCTTTGCGATCGAGAAGGGAAGCGGCTGCGCTATTTGGGAGGAGTGAAAAAGGATCGGTTGGAATATGTGCGATCCAAGCATCCCGAACTTTTTTCGATTCCTGCCCGCGACGGATTCGCCATGCAAGCGTTGTTGTACAAGCCATCCGATTGGGAGGCGAGAAAAGTGACCGGGAAGATGCCGGTGCTCATCCATGTCTACGGGGGTCCGCAAGCGCCGACGGTTGAGAACACTTGGACGCACCGAAGTGATCTTTGGCATCGATGGATGGCGGAACAAGGGATCGCGGTGTTGTTGTGCGACAACCGTTCCGCATTGGGGCGAGGGAACCAGGATACTTGGACCATTTACCAAGACATGGGGCGAGTGGAGCTGCGCGACTTGGAGGATGCTGTGAAGTGGCTTCAGGGGCAATCGTGGGTGGATGCCGAGCGGATTGGAATGTGGGGATGGAGTTACGGCGGTTACTTTACCGCCTATGCCATGACCCATTCGAAGCTCTTTCGGGCGGGAGTGGCCGGAGCCCCTGTCACCGATTGGCACAATTACGACTCGATCTATACCGAGCGTTACATGTCGACTCCGCAGCTGAATCCTGAAGGGTATCGGACCAGTTCCGCGGTGGGAGCGGCCAAACATTTGCAGGGTCGGCTCATGATCTTGCACGGAGAGATAGATGACAATGTCCACATGGCCAATTCGATGCAATTGGCCCAAGCCTTACAAAAGGGGGGCAAGACATTCGATCTGATGATCTATCCGGGCAACCGGCACGGGATCACCGATCCCGATCAATCCGAGCACCAGTATCGGACGATGTCGGAATTTTTCTTCCGGGAGCTCTTGGGCAAGCCCCTTGCTCCATGA